In Mustela erminea isolate mMusErm1 chromosome 20, mMusErm1.Pri, whole genome shotgun sequence, the sequence GCCAAGCcgcaacctcccccaccccccagacgaATATCTAAATTGTTTTTCTAACACCCAACCTAGCGTGTCTACAGGAAACTTGGACTGGAAAGGAAAAGATCACGGATGGgcaagagaagacagaaggggaggaggaacacgatcaggaggaggaagaagaggaagaggaggaagagaggatcaACACACCAGGGCACTCCAAGCATGACCCTGAGGATCTTTGACTCTTGCCTTTGAGCCCCCAGGAGGGGCAGGAGTCATGGAGAAGAACCCTCTGAAATCTGAGCTCTCCTTGCTTCACATAagggcatgtgtgtatgtgtgagtgatCCCACCCCGGAGCTTGTAGCTGTTCTCACCTGTCTGGTCTCAGGTAGGATCCTGGTGGTGCAGCATAGCAAGGCTGTGGGGACAAAAGCAGGTGCAGGAGGCAGAAGGCCTGCTCCAACAGATGAGTCCTCTGCCTGCCATCTAGCCCCTTAActggcaggtgtgtgtgtgtgtggtgacaaTGCTGAAGGCTTTCCCCTTTAAATCTCTCTACTacttcccaccccacccagagGTCAGTGAAGCCACTGGAGCTATGGGTCTAAGGCGAAAGGCACTTTGTCCTTCGGGTCCGTTTTTAGATCCCTACAAGAAGAAGCCAGCTTGGATATTCTCTACGACCTATACCCACTGCCTGCGTCAAGGCTACAACCCAAGAAACTGAACAAAAAAGGGGACACTATGAAGATGGGGCGATGTTGTTAAGTTAGGTGGGGTAGATATTTGGTCTACTTCATACAGATTTAACCGAGGGCCCACCATGTAATTTCACAGGTGCCAAATTTTCTACATCgctagtaaattttttaaaatatcacctgGGCCCCTAGTTTCAAACAACTTCCCTGCACACTTCATACCTGGCCGATATAGCAGCGCCCAGAGAATGGGGCCGTTGGTCGCCCGCTGTTGGAAGCTAATGGTGGTTTGTAATTTGCAGTCCAGGGAGGCTGGCAGGGGTGCCCCGGCTGATAACCATTTAGGCGCGGGGCCGTGCCACGCTCTCGGCGCGCGCGGGGGAATGCACCGGAATTAAGAAACCGCGTCCGGCAGCGCGTCTCGGCCACCGTACTCTGGGTTTACGGGAGCTCGCAGAGGACAAAATTTCGCGCGCTTTTCCGGGGGCCGGTCTAACCTGGCTGGGAGGGAAGAATTAGGAGACGCGGTGAAACTAGGTCCAAGGCGGGAAGCGCCTCGGTTAGATTGAGGGAAATAAAGAGGATGTCCTTTGAGGGATGATGGGTGAGGACCTACCACAAGAGAAGCGCGGCGACGGCGGAAAACCGAGGGACTGGCGGGGTTCACGCTAAGGGAAGCTTGGACGATACCATCTACGGATAGGGGGTTAGGGCGATACCATCTTGAGGGAGTTAGGGGGTGGCAAAGAACAGCCTTGGAAAGGCTACTTGGAGGAGGCGGGGCGCACGTGGGAACCTAAAGGGACCGGGCAGTCGCCCACATCCGCACTTCCCTTCCCCAGCCGTCCCGATCCTGCCATGAGCGCTGCGGTGCGGACCGAGCCGCTGCGCGGGGAGCCGCCTCTGCTGGTGCGCGGCGACCCCTACTCGGTGGTGGTCCTGCTTCAGGGCTACGCGGAGCCGGAGGGGGTCGACGACGCGGTACGCGCCGACGGCTCCGTGACGCTTGTGCTGCCTCAGGCCTGGGGCTCAGCCACCGGCCACCAAGAGTCCCCGCCCCACAGCGGCGGGGCGAAGACCGCCCTGGAAGAGGCGGCCCGTGGCCCCATCCTCGTGGACACTGGGGGCCCCTGGGCTCGGGAGGCGCTCCTGGGGGCCCTGGCGGGGCAGGGCGTGGCCCCTGGAGACGTGACGCTGGTGGTGGGCACCCACGGACACTCGGATCACATCGGGAACCTGGGGCTTTTTCCTGGGGCGGCTCTGCTGGTCTCGCACGACTTCTGCCTCCCCGGAGGCCGCTACCTCCCCCACGGGCTAGGCGAGGAGCGGCCCCTGCAGCTGGGCCCCGGGCTCGAGGTGTGGGCCACGCCGGGCCATGGGGGCCAGCGGGACGTGAGCGTGGTGGTGGCGGGCACGGCCCTGGGCACCGTGGTGGTGGCAGGTGACGTGTTTGAACGCAGCGGAGACGAAGACTCATGGCAAGCTCTGAGCGAAGACCCGGTGGCCCAGGAGCGGAGCCGGAAGAGGGTCCTAGGTACTGCGGACGTAGTCGTGCCTGGTCACGGAGCCCCCTTTAGGGTGGTCAGAGAAGCCCTTCAGCCACGGAACTGATGTCCAGAAGACCAGAGGTCAGTGTGATCGCTTCCAGCCCCCTTGCAAGAGGCCGGTTTTCCAGCGAGAACAGTCATCTCTATCACTGGTTCTGCAACCAAAACTAGGACCAAAGACTGGCTCAGCCGTGTGCCATCTCTCGGGGTCCCCCGTAAAGTATGAGAATGTTCTTGGGAGGGTCgtccaaaataaaaataggcaaCTGCATGGAAAATCATAAAGCCCTAAGGTAAATGCGAATCCTTAATGGAGATAATCCTGCAAATTTGGTAATTAGCAACCGCAACAGAGGGGCACTTGGGCCAATTGCTTATTTCTCACAAGATGCAGGCTTGCTGAGAGAAGGTGCAGGGCACAGAAGTAACACCTTAATCACCTGCCTTTGATCCATCTGTTCATTGGAGGAATGGTTCAAGCACTGCCCTAGGTCGTGGGGATGCGACAGTGAGTAAGCTAGACAAACTCCCTGTTCCTTATGGAGCTTACACTCCAGAGAGGCAGACAACTAATAATAGTAAACCAGATAATTACAGATTGTGTTTAGTGatatgaaagaaaaggagagcaaGACCGTGGTAGAGTGCCTGGCTGGGAAGATGGCTTCTTTTATTGAAGGTGGTCAGGAAAAGCCTATGAGGAGACGATTTTTAATCAGGgagctgaatgggaagaaaaccAGCCATATGAGGGTCTGGCAGATGTGCCTTCCAGGCACAGGAACAGCAGGTataaaggtcctgaggcaggacgACTTGACTTGCTTGAGCAGGAAGAAGAGCATGGGGTTGGACGGCAGAGAGTGACAACAAATGATGTAGGGTTCGGCCGGGCCATCACGGACCACAGTTAGGGCTTTGGATTTATACTGAGATATAAATTTGGCTTTGGCTTTTGAGTAGGCTAATGACGGTCTCATTTAAAGTaactactcttaaaaaaaaagtaactactCTTGTTCTGAGTAGAGAAGTGGTCAGAGTAGGACGAAAATAGAATGGGCTGCACTGGTTAAGAAACTACTGTGGCCTCTCAGGCCAGAGAAGTCAGTGACACCCGCTTTTATCCTAGAATTCCTATTATGACTCTGGTCCTCTTCACAACTGTGTCCCAGGCCCTCCAGCCACACAGTCGCAGGACCCACAGAAGCACTCAGATGGGGCAGATGAAGGGGAGGAACAAATCCACCTTGTGGCAGATGAACCACCCTGGGTGGGGGGTGCCACGGGGCAGGGCCTGATTGGGGGTTATTTCCCTGGTGTCCAGAAAGGCCAGGTGGAGGTCCCCAAATGCAGCGCAGAGGGGCCGGTTCACCTAGAGGGGAAACCAGAAGCTGCCCTACACTTAGACTTGGAGTCGGTGTTGGCCAGTTTGATGACCACAGAGTGCAGGGTTCCCAGGCCAGCAGTTCAGCCACAGCTTGTCCAGATCCCTGCCAGTCACCAGGTAAAGACAAATGGAGTGAAGGTGGCGATGTGGGGGACCCAGCCTCAGAACTACTGTGCCGTGGGGGCCCTTGGGCCACACAGTGCCAGGAGGCTACTGGTGTGTGGAAGAGAGTACGGGCTCCAGCTGTGGGCCCATCAGTGCAGCACTGTGGCCTTCAGGGACCCCATCTGATATGTGGAGTGCAGCTCCAACACCTTCAGGGCTGTAGGGAGGATGAAAAAGGGGCAGATGGGGGTTATGTAGAACAATGCACTTTCAACTCATACAAGTAAAAACTTCAGTCCTGACTCTCTTTTTCCAGAACATGCACCTCTTCCCATGACTCAGGTCTGGTCATGTAGAGAGCAACACATCTCTGTGGCCACACTGATTGTTTCCAGGATGGAGAGGTCACCTAAGCTAGTTGAGGCGTGGCCATCTGAGGGGTTTTGCTGGAGTTAGTGGAAAAAAGTAGTTCTTCCCTGAAAGACCGACGTGGGAAAGTTACGGAACTGTTGAATCCCTATAGTTACATATATCACGatgtgtacacctgaaactaatactccactgttagctaactggaatttaaataaaaacgtaggggcgcctgggtggctcagtgggttaagcttctgccttcgcctcaggtcatgatccgtgggtcctgggatcaagcccggcattgggctctctgctcagcagggagcctcctccctccccaccccccgcctctgcctgcctctttgcctacttgtgatccctctctctgtcacataaatacataaaatcttttttttaaaaattaaaaaaataaaaacttaaaaaactgaCATGAGAAAGTAGGTCATATGCCACCTTGTGGGAAGAGCCCATGGGCCCTGAGACCCAGTGGAGGCCGAGGATGAAGCTGAACAGTAGGGGGCAGAAGGGAGCAGTTCAGAGAAAAAGATCCGGAGAGAGACTAGCTAGAGCTCTGAAAGCCAGACCAACCCCAGCATTCTTCAGTCACCTGGGCTAATCCCCGGTTTGCTGCCTGAGCTGCTTTCTGTTTCAGTCACAGCAAGAGGAGTCTTAGGAGAATACAAACACTCGTGGAGATGACCCATTAGAGAGGCCGAAGGAACTGTGGGAAGGCAGCCTTGGAAGGTGAGGCCCAGGGTGATTATCCTCTTAGACgtttttcccagcttcccttttGTGTAAACTCTTGGGAAAACTTGACCCCTATGGTTAGATGCTTCTACTCACAGATATTCAGGGGCTCCACCTTGCCTGCAGAATAACCCAAACTTCCTCTCCCAACCTAAAACCAACTCTGCTCTAGCTGGGCTGGGTCTGCCTGCCTATGTCACCGCCTTCTGCCTTCTCCTGCAGGCCTCTGATCCCGCTCTCTGTCcggcttcctccctctcctgtaCCATCCCAACCATCCAGGCTCAACTCAGCTGATCCCCTACAGAAAAATGCCCTCTGAATTTTCCATCCATACTTTAAACTCTTGTAACGCATTCCCTTTCTTATTCACGTAGCAGTAGATATGCTGGTGTTGGTTCTTTTCTTGCGTAACGTCCTTTCCCCACTGTGTCCCTTGAGAGCAGAAACCgagaaaaatgtttctctaaatGCTCCAGAACTTGGTGTTTTCTCTGTAAACACCACGTGATAAACACTGCTCATTTCCTCACTTCTCTGGGCATCTGTTCCCTGTGGCCCAGCTCTGACTCCTTGCCCAGGACTTCAGTGTCTGACCTGCCCAGCCTCCGGAGGAGCTCCAGTATCCTGTCCGCTCTGCAAACACAGGGGCACCGCTCAAAGTCCTCCCCGATCCCGTCTTCCTACGGGAAGCTCCAGGTGTCTTGCCAGGGGGCTTTGGGGCAGGGATCCCAGGGTGGGATGAGAGTTGATGGGTCAAAGCtgtaggagggagaaaaaaataatcggTCTAAATAACAAGAAGTTCCCCGAAGCAAGCAACCAGCTTGTCTGAGCCTGACCCCACCAGCTCATCCCGGGGGGCCGGtcccatggtggggggaggggaagggggaagaagggcCGGGACCGGAGGAGCCACAGCCTCAGGAGGCTGGAAGTGACCCGCTGACGATGATGCCTCCAGTGACCTGGACCTGAGCAGTTCCTGGAAGATGTTGGGACAGAGCCAGAGCAGCTGGAGGAGCCGTGGTGTGGAGATGCCGCCGGGGACTTCACCTTGGCCTTCTTCGAGGAATAGCTGTGtgcacctggctccctgctgctctctcGCCCCTTCCCTGCCGGCAGCAGGGGGCGCCCTTCAGAGGGTCCCTGAGAAGCTGCTGAGTGTGCGGCTTGGTGACCGGCTACAGGTCAACTGGCCGAAGTCCTAGCTGTGCAGTTCCCGTGTTAATAAAGCAGGTTACAGCTCTCCGCAGCTGGTCTCTAACCCCGGGCTTCCCTTcggcttccctccctcccctccgctCCCAGGGCCCGTCCCTGTGTCTGTGGGAGGCTGGCACAGTCTGAGGGATGTGGGAAGGCCGGGACACCTGAGTCCTGGGAGAAGGCCGTCGCCGGGGAGGGCAGGTCTGGGTTCAGACCGCGGCTCAGCCACTTACTAGGCGCGTGGCCTGGAGAAAAGCGCTAACCCCTGTGGTCCTGTTCACGGTTCTGGTGAGCGCATCCAGTCCGGGCACAGCGTGTTGGAGGCGCCTAAACGAGGTGGTGCACTTTGCAAGTGCGTGCTCGTTCTGATCGGAGGGGAAGGGgcatgggcagaggaggggcagccCCTGGCTTCTGGGCTGGCTACCAGCGTCTGGGTTTATTGTGTCCCACCCCGAGGCAGTCGCCCAACTCCAGTACTGGGGGAGGGATCTCGGGTGTGAccttttattataattcattcGTGGTgagaaggagaagacagaaatgGAAGGTGCCATCAGTTTTCTCCTTAGATGCCTTCGGGCAAATTCCACCAGCCCTGTGACTCTCTGGGCAAGGGCTGGGAAGGTGGAGAGGGGGTTGGAGCAGatggctctgtctctctgtggtcCTTGGAGGCCTTCCACACCCACTGGCTTCTGAGTCTTCCTGTCTGGCCGGGGTCATTATCAGAGGCTGTGACCCGCTGGGCAGCTCAGTCTAAGGCAGTCATCCTCCAGTCCCGCTCGTCAGGCCTTTACGAGAGAATATAGGGTCTCCTCCTGCGGGGCCTCcttgggagggaggtggggaggtgctGCCCGTGATGAGGAgctggagagggtgagggaggcaTAGAGGATGGGGTTGTCGCCCTGGGCTTCATCCTGGCGAGAACgaaggagaagggggtgagaccgtgcacggggaggggcagctgTTCCTCTCCTGCCTTGTGAGCCTCGTGGCTGGGACCCGGGTCTGAGCTGCGGCCCGTTCCTCTCCACCCTCCGCCCCTGAACCCCGCCAGTCTCCCCACcaaccccttccctcctcctcctccacagtcTCTCTGCAGCATTTCCCAAGGATTGGCCCCTGCATCACAGACATGCCCTCCACCGCCCAACACCATCTAGGAGGTCCCACCATCCTCGGAGACAATCCTCTGGACACACGGGACTCCTACATCTCCCAAACTCCAGGACCCTCTATCCCACCATaccctggacttttttttttttaaatccctgggACTGAGAACTCTGCAATATTAAACGCCAGCATCATTTTTCTGCTacaactttctttccttccagcttTCTCCTGTTATCATCCTGCTGGCTATGCCTGCGCTTTGACCCCGTGAACTCTTGTCCCTTAATAATCCAATTTCTTTCCGgctgtcaagctccctgctgaccCTCTCCTCTGCATTCCCCCTCTCACGAGCACCTTGACCTCTCCTGTTCCCCTGTCCTTAGGCCACACTTAGCTGACACATCTCTAATTCCGGGTGAGGCCTATGGTAGTGGATGCTCCTTGTTTACCCagtttccattcatttctttctactcAGTTATAGAATCTTGATTTTATCTGGGGTGGCGGCTCTGTCCTCTTGAGCTATAGATGCAGACACCCACACTGCCGAGGGACATCTCTCCGCGGAGGCCACACAGGCACATCTCCAACGTACCCCAGACTAAGGAACCATCGTCCGCCCCCAAACGTGGTCTTGACCTCCGTGTTCTCTAA encodes:
- the MBLAC1 gene encoding metallo-beta-lactamase domain-containing protein 1 translates to MSAAVRTEPLRGEPPLLVRGDPYSVVVLLQGYAEPEGVDDAVRADGSVTLVLPQAWGSATGHQESPPHSGGAKTALEEAARGPILVDTGGPWAREALLGALAGQGVAPGDVTLVVGTHGHSDHIGNLGLFPGAALLVSHDFCLPGGRYLPHGLGEERPLQLGPGLEVWATPGHGGQRDVSVVVAGTALGTVVVAGDVFERSGDEDSWQALSEDPVAQERSRKRVLGTADVVVPGHGAPFRVVREALQPRN